From the genome of Tachyglossus aculeatus isolate mTacAcu1 chromosome Y3, mTacAcu1.pri, whole genome shotgun sequence, one region includes:
- the IQCF6 gene encoding IQ domain-containing protein F6 produces the protein MSEEIRNSDLREAKMILESLQHILMGQTFKKVCKGTTPEKAVPVPVPDKQYLIAMDQNSAPAQKDWDGSHSLESACKSRKYMEWQAAMIIQTWWRGQLVRRTLLHAALQAWTVQCWWRWCSSHWWEEWRLSVLVNYVHQERAAVQLQSLVRMRRFRKLFCRTRSAACLIQNSWRDWVHQELLLRHYQLSPTSMELDIEIQLK, from the exons atgtcagaagaaatcAGGAAC AGTGATTTGAGAGAAGCTAAAATGATTCTAGAAAGTCTACAGCATATCCTTATGGGGCAAACTTTT AAGAAGGTTTGTAAGGGGACGACTCCTGAAAAGGCAGTTCCAGTTCCAGTTCCAGATAAGCAATACCTCATAGCTATGGACCAGAATTCAGCCCCTGCTCAGAAAGATTGGGATGGTAGCCATTCATTAGAAAGTGCCTGTAAGTCACGAAAG TACATGGAGTGGCAGGCAGCCATGATAATCCAGACCTGGTGGAGGGGACAGTTGGTTCGGCGGACACTGCTGCATGCAGCTCTACAGGCGTGGACCGTCCAGTGCTGGTGGCGGTGGTGTTCTAGCCATTGGTGGGAGGAATGGCGCCTAAGTGTTCTAGTAAATTACGTACATCAAGAGAGGGCAGCTGTGCAGCTGCAGTCATTGGTGAGGATGAGGAGATTTAGAAAGCTCTTTTGCCGAACCCGTTCAGCTGCCTGCCTCATTCAGAACAGTTGGCGGGACTGGGTGCATCAAGAGTTGCTTCTAAGACACTACCAGCTATCCCCCACCAGTATGGAACTTGATATTGAGATACAGCTGAAGTAA